A genome region from Nicotiana tabacum cultivar K326 chromosome 13, ASM71507v2, whole genome shotgun sequence includes the following:
- the LOC107762742 gene encoding pullulanase 1, chloroplastic isoform X1 translates to MSAALLSSAPLSSISAPSESTRFLLPTHHKRLRLSSLTQHRLSLKLGTSRPLTLRCSSTMHQSSTPSSCSQDSLFYSRAFWVSRSIIAWNVGAGEGECYLYASRNAALCVADGEIQGHDVKIKLERTNYGLSQQVVENFPHIRDYRSFEVPAILNCQSLVKCQLAVGIFNSDGKCASATGLQLPGILDELFSYTGPLGAVFDTEAVSLYLWAPTAQEVRALIYKSPSEADPVEIVQLKELNGVWSVKGPRHWEGCYYVYEVSVYHPSTLRIEKCVSNDPYARGLSADGKRTLLVNLDSDDVKPEGWDNLQDEKPNLLSFSDISLYELHVRDFSANDPTVPHEFQGGYLAFTLQDSAGVKHLKRLSSAGITHVHLLPTFQFAGVEDEKHKWKHVDIEKLNSFPPDSEEQQALITAIQNKDGYNWGYNPVLWGVPKGSYASNANGPCRIIEFRKMVQIVPGYYLRRNADGGIEHSTCVNNTASEHFMVERLILDDLKCWAVHYKIDGFRFDLMGHIMKRTMVKAKSLLNSLSKDKNGVDGPSIYIYGEGWDFGEVANNGRGINASQFNLFGSGIGSFNDRIRDALLGGSPFGHPLHQGFVTGLYLEPNGHDLGDKANVERMLAVSKDHIQVGMAANLKDFVLSNCDGEEVKGSEVLLHDRKPVGYASSPIETVNYVSAHDNETLFDIISLKTPKDISVEERCRMNHLATSVIALSQGIPFFHSGDEMLRSKSIDRDSYNSGDWFNRLDFSYNSNNWGGGLPPKEKNEWNWPLIKPRLADPSYKPQKSHILAAVENFSNLVQIRYSSPLFRLRTANSIQERVRFHNTGPSWIPGLIVMSIEDGHQGVPGLSQLDPIYSYIVVIINPGPTDVSFANPALRARSLQLHPIQMNSTDDVVKNSTYDASSGCFNVPTRTTSVFVEPR, encoded by the exons ATGTCTGCAGCTTTACTTTCATCGGCTCCGCTCTCTTCCATTTCCGCTCCTTCCGAGTCCACTCGGTTCCTTCTTCCAACTCACCACAAGAGGCTGCGACTGAGTTCTCTGACTCAGCACCGACTCAGTCTCAAATTGGGAACTTCTCGTCCTTTAACTCTTCGGTGCTCCTCAACTATGCACCAATCTTCAACCCCTTCTTCGTGTTCTCAG GATAGTCTATTCTACAGCAGAGCATTTTGGGTTAGCAGATCAATAATTGCATGGAATGTGGGTGCTGGAGAGGGTGAATGCTACTTATATGCTAGTAGAAATGCTGCATTATGTGTTGCTGATGGTGAAATTCAAG GCCATGATGTGAAAATCAAACTTGAACGGACAAATTATGGACTTTCACAGCAG GTAGTTGAAAATTTTCCTCATATTCGAGATTATAGATCATTTGAAGTCCCTGCAATTCTGAACTGCCAAAGTTTAGTCAAGTGCCAATTAGCTGTTGGTATCTTCAATT CTGATGGAAAATGTGCAAGTGCTACTGGATTGCAGTTACCTGGTATTCTTGATGAGTTATTCTCCTATACCGGGCCCCTTGGTGCTGTTTTTGATACTGAAGCTGTCTCTCTCTACCTTTGGGCACCAACTGCTCAA GAGGTGCGAGCTCTCATTTATAAGAGTCCATCAGAGGCTGACCCAGTAGAAATTGTCCAGCTCAAGGAGCTAAATGGCGTTTGGAGTGTTAAGGGGCCAAGGCATTGGGAGGGCTGCTACTATGTTTATGAAGTGTCTGTTTACCATCCTAGCACCTTGCGGATTGAGAAATGTGTGAGCAACGATCCATATGCCAGAGG TCTCTCTGCTGATGGCAAGCGGACATTATTAGTTAATCTTGATTCTGATGATGTAAAACCTGAAGGATGGGATAATCTACAAGATGAGAAGCCAAATCTTCTTTCCTTTTCCGATATCAGCCTATATGAGCTGCATGTTAGAGATTTCAG TGCCAATGACCCTACTGTGCCTCATGAATTTCAGGGTGGTTATCTTGCCTTTACATTGCAG GACTCAGCTGGTGTCAAACATTTGAAAAGATTATCAAGTGCTGGTATCACTCATGTCCATCTGCTGCCAACCTTTCAATTTGCCGGTGTCGAAGATGAGAAACATAAATGGAAGCATGTAG ATATCGAGAAGCTCAACTCTTTTCCACCAGATTCTGAGGAGCAACAGGCTCTTATCACAGCCATCCAAAATAAAGATGGGTATAATTGGGG GTATAATCCTGTTCTTTGGGGAGTTCCAAAGGGAAGCTACGCTAGTAATGCAAATGGTCCTTGTCGTATTATTGAGTTTCGGAAAATGGTACAG ATTGTTCCAGGTTACTATCTAAGAAGAAATGCTGATGGTGGTATTGAACATAGTACATGCGTAAACAATACTGCCAGTGAGCATTTCATGGTTGAGCGCTTAATTCTTGACGACCTCAAGTGCTGGGCAGTTCATTATAAG ATTGATGGATTTCGGTTTGACCTGATGGGTCATATAATGAAGCGTACAATG GTGAAGGCAAAGTCATTGCTCAATAGCTTGTCGAAAGATAAAAATGGCGTAGATGGACCAAGTATTTATAT ATATGGTGAAGGATGGGATTTTGGTGAAGTGGCAAACAACGGACGTGGGATAAATGCATCACAATTCAACCTTTTTGGATCTGGAATTGGGAG CTTCAATGATCGCATTCGGGATGCTCTGCTGGGTGGATCACCTTTTGGTCATCCTCTACACCAAGGTTTTGTAACTGGCCTTTATTTGGAG CCTAATGGTCATGATCTTGGTGATAAAGCCAATGTAGAACGTATGCTTGCTGTGTCGAAGGATCACATTCAG GTTGGAATGGCTGCAAACTTAAAGGATTTTGTGCTATCCAACTGTGATGGTGAAGAG GTGAAAGGATCTGAAGTGTTATTGCATGATAGGAAGCCAGTTGGATATGCTTCTTCTCCCATTGAAACA GTTAACTATGTCTCTGCTCATGACAATGAGACACTGTTCGACATCATTAGTCTTAAG ACTCCAAAGGACATTTCTGTGGAGGAGAGATGCAGGATGAACCACTTAGCGACCAGTGTAATAGCTCTTTCTCAG GGAATACCTTTTTTCCATTCTGGAGATGAAATGCTGCGCTCAAAATCAATAGACCGTGATTCTTACAACTCCGGTGATTGGTTCAACAG GCTGGATTTTAGCTACAACTCTAACAACTGGGGTGGTGGTCTCCCTCCGAAAGAGAAGAATGAATGGAACTGGCCACT AATCAAACCCAGACTAGCAGATCCATCCTACAAGCCCCAGAAAAGTCATATCCTTGCAGCTGTTGAAAATTTTTCGAACCTTGTGCAAATAAGATACTCCTCACCACTCTTCCGGCTAAGGACTGCCAATTCTATCCAG GAAAGAGTACGATTTCATAATACTGGTCCGTCATGGATTCCTGGTCTTATAGTAATGAGCATTGAAGATGGCCATCAGGGAGTTCCAGGGCTTTCTCAATTGGATCCAAT TTATTCCTATATAGTTGTCATCATTAATCCCGGTCCGACTGATGTCTCATTTGCCAATCCTGCACTAAGAGCAAGATCTCTTCAATTGCATCCAATACAG
- the LOC107762742 gene encoding pullulanase 1, chloroplastic isoform X2 — protein MSAALLSSAPLSSISAPSESTRFLLPTHHKRLRLSSLTQHRLSLKLGTSRPLTLRCSSTMHQSSTPSSCSQDSLFYSRAFWVSRSIIAWNVGAGEGECYLYASRNAALCVADGEIQGHDVKIKLERTNYGLSQQVVENFPHIRDYRSFEVPAILNCQSLVKCQLAVGIFNSDGKCASATGLQLPGILDELFSYTGPLGAVFDTEAVSLYLWAPTAQEVRALIYKSPSEADPVEIVQLKELNGVWSVKGPRHWEGCYYVYEVSVYHPSTLRIEKCVSNDPYARGLSADGKRTLLVNLDSDDVKPEGWDNLQDEKPNLLSFSDISLYELHVRDFSANDPTVPHEFQGGYLAFTLQDSAGVKHLKRLSSAGITHVHLLPTFQFAGVEDEKHKWKHVDIEKLNSFPPDSEEQQALITAIQNKDGYNWGYNPVLWGVPKGSYASNANGPCRIIEFRKMVQIVPGYYLRRNADGGIEHSTCVNNTASEHFMVERLILDDLKCWAVHYKIDGFRFDLMGHIMKRTMVKAKSLLNSLSKDKNGVDGPSIYIYGEGWDFGEVANNGRGINASQFNLFGSGIGSFNDRIRDALLGGSPFGHPLHQGFVTGLYLEPNGHDLGDKANVERMLAVSKDHIQVGMAANLKDFVLSNCDGEEVKGSEVLLHDRKPVGYASSPIETVNYVSAHDNETLFDIISLKTPKDISVEERCRMNHLATSVIALSQGIPFFHSGDEMLRSKSIDRDSYNSGDWFNRLDFSYNSNNWGGGLPPKEKNEWNWPLIKPRLADPSYKPQKSHILAAVENFSNLVQIRYSSPLFRLRTANSIQERVRFHNTGPSWIPGLIVMSIEDGHQGVPGLSQLDPIYSYIVVIINPGPTDVSFANPALRARSLQLHPIQVSYICFHYI, from the exons ATGTCTGCAGCTTTACTTTCATCGGCTCCGCTCTCTTCCATTTCCGCTCCTTCCGAGTCCACTCGGTTCCTTCTTCCAACTCACCACAAGAGGCTGCGACTGAGTTCTCTGACTCAGCACCGACTCAGTCTCAAATTGGGAACTTCTCGTCCTTTAACTCTTCGGTGCTCCTCAACTATGCACCAATCTTCAACCCCTTCTTCGTGTTCTCAG GATAGTCTATTCTACAGCAGAGCATTTTGGGTTAGCAGATCAATAATTGCATGGAATGTGGGTGCTGGAGAGGGTGAATGCTACTTATATGCTAGTAGAAATGCTGCATTATGTGTTGCTGATGGTGAAATTCAAG GCCATGATGTGAAAATCAAACTTGAACGGACAAATTATGGACTTTCACAGCAG GTAGTTGAAAATTTTCCTCATATTCGAGATTATAGATCATTTGAAGTCCCTGCAATTCTGAACTGCCAAAGTTTAGTCAAGTGCCAATTAGCTGTTGGTATCTTCAATT CTGATGGAAAATGTGCAAGTGCTACTGGATTGCAGTTACCTGGTATTCTTGATGAGTTATTCTCCTATACCGGGCCCCTTGGTGCTGTTTTTGATACTGAAGCTGTCTCTCTCTACCTTTGGGCACCAACTGCTCAA GAGGTGCGAGCTCTCATTTATAAGAGTCCATCAGAGGCTGACCCAGTAGAAATTGTCCAGCTCAAGGAGCTAAATGGCGTTTGGAGTGTTAAGGGGCCAAGGCATTGGGAGGGCTGCTACTATGTTTATGAAGTGTCTGTTTACCATCCTAGCACCTTGCGGATTGAGAAATGTGTGAGCAACGATCCATATGCCAGAGG TCTCTCTGCTGATGGCAAGCGGACATTATTAGTTAATCTTGATTCTGATGATGTAAAACCTGAAGGATGGGATAATCTACAAGATGAGAAGCCAAATCTTCTTTCCTTTTCCGATATCAGCCTATATGAGCTGCATGTTAGAGATTTCAG TGCCAATGACCCTACTGTGCCTCATGAATTTCAGGGTGGTTATCTTGCCTTTACATTGCAG GACTCAGCTGGTGTCAAACATTTGAAAAGATTATCAAGTGCTGGTATCACTCATGTCCATCTGCTGCCAACCTTTCAATTTGCCGGTGTCGAAGATGAGAAACATAAATGGAAGCATGTAG ATATCGAGAAGCTCAACTCTTTTCCACCAGATTCTGAGGAGCAACAGGCTCTTATCACAGCCATCCAAAATAAAGATGGGTATAATTGGGG GTATAATCCTGTTCTTTGGGGAGTTCCAAAGGGAAGCTACGCTAGTAATGCAAATGGTCCTTGTCGTATTATTGAGTTTCGGAAAATGGTACAG ATTGTTCCAGGTTACTATCTAAGAAGAAATGCTGATGGTGGTATTGAACATAGTACATGCGTAAACAATACTGCCAGTGAGCATTTCATGGTTGAGCGCTTAATTCTTGACGACCTCAAGTGCTGGGCAGTTCATTATAAG ATTGATGGATTTCGGTTTGACCTGATGGGTCATATAATGAAGCGTACAATG GTGAAGGCAAAGTCATTGCTCAATAGCTTGTCGAAAGATAAAAATGGCGTAGATGGACCAAGTATTTATAT ATATGGTGAAGGATGGGATTTTGGTGAAGTGGCAAACAACGGACGTGGGATAAATGCATCACAATTCAACCTTTTTGGATCTGGAATTGGGAG CTTCAATGATCGCATTCGGGATGCTCTGCTGGGTGGATCACCTTTTGGTCATCCTCTACACCAAGGTTTTGTAACTGGCCTTTATTTGGAG CCTAATGGTCATGATCTTGGTGATAAAGCCAATGTAGAACGTATGCTTGCTGTGTCGAAGGATCACATTCAG GTTGGAATGGCTGCAAACTTAAAGGATTTTGTGCTATCCAACTGTGATGGTGAAGAG GTGAAAGGATCTGAAGTGTTATTGCATGATAGGAAGCCAGTTGGATATGCTTCTTCTCCCATTGAAACA GTTAACTATGTCTCTGCTCATGACAATGAGACACTGTTCGACATCATTAGTCTTAAG ACTCCAAAGGACATTTCTGTGGAGGAGAGATGCAGGATGAACCACTTAGCGACCAGTGTAATAGCTCTTTCTCAG GGAATACCTTTTTTCCATTCTGGAGATGAAATGCTGCGCTCAAAATCAATAGACCGTGATTCTTACAACTCCGGTGATTGGTTCAACAG GCTGGATTTTAGCTACAACTCTAACAACTGGGGTGGTGGTCTCCCTCCGAAAGAGAAGAATGAATGGAACTGGCCACT AATCAAACCCAGACTAGCAGATCCATCCTACAAGCCCCAGAAAAGTCATATCCTTGCAGCTGTTGAAAATTTTTCGAACCTTGTGCAAATAAGATACTCCTCACCACTCTTCCGGCTAAGGACTGCCAATTCTATCCAG GAAAGAGTACGATTTCATAATACTGGTCCGTCATGGATTCCTGGTCTTATAGTAATGAGCATTGAAGATGGCCATCAGGGAGTTCCAGGGCTTTCTCAATTGGATCCAAT TTATTCCTATATAGTTGTCATCATTAATCCCGGTCCGACTGATGTCTCATTTGCCAATCCTGCACTAAGAGCAAGATCTCTTCAATTGCATCCAATACAG
- the LOC107762742 gene encoding pullulanase 1, chloroplastic isoform X4 gives MSAALLSSAPLSSISAPSESTRFLLPTHHKRLRLSSLTQHRLSLKLGTSRPLTLRCSSTMHQSSTPSSCSQDSLFYSRAFWVSRSIIAWNVGAGEGECYLYASRNAALCVADGEIQGHDVKIKLERTNYGLSQQEVRALIYKSPSEADPVEIVQLKELNGVWSVKGPRHWEGCYYVYEVSVYHPSTLRIEKCVSNDPYARGLSADGKRTLLVNLDSDDVKPEGWDNLQDEKPNLLSFSDISLYELHVRDFSANDPTVPHEFQGGYLAFTLQDSAGVKHLKRLSSAGITHVHLLPTFQFAGVEDEKHKWKHVDIEKLNSFPPDSEEQQALITAIQNKDGYNWGYNPVLWGVPKGSYASNANGPCRIIEFRKMVQIVPGYYLRRNADGGIEHSTCVNNTASEHFMVERLILDDLKCWAVHYKIDGFRFDLMGHIMKRTMVKAKSLLNSLSKDKNGVDGPSIYIYGEGWDFGEVANNGRGINASQFNLFGSGIGSFNDRIRDALLGGSPFGHPLHQGFVTGLYLEPNGHDLGDKANVERMLAVSKDHIQVGMAANLKDFVLSNCDGEEVKGSEVLLHDRKPVGYASSPIETVNYVSAHDNETLFDIISLKTPKDISVEERCRMNHLATSVIALSQGIPFFHSGDEMLRSKSIDRDSYNSGDWFNRLDFSYNSNNWGGGLPPKEKNEWNWPLIKPRLADPSYKPQKSHILAAVENFSNLVQIRYSSPLFRLRTANSIQERVRFHNTGPSWIPGLIVMSIEDGHQGVPGLSQLDPIYSYIVVIINPGPTDVSFANPALRARSLQLHPIQVSYICFHYI, from the exons ATGTCTGCAGCTTTACTTTCATCGGCTCCGCTCTCTTCCATTTCCGCTCCTTCCGAGTCCACTCGGTTCCTTCTTCCAACTCACCACAAGAGGCTGCGACTGAGTTCTCTGACTCAGCACCGACTCAGTCTCAAATTGGGAACTTCTCGTCCTTTAACTCTTCGGTGCTCCTCAACTATGCACCAATCTTCAACCCCTTCTTCGTGTTCTCAG GATAGTCTATTCTACAGCAGAGCATTTTGGGTTAGCAGATCAATAATTGCATGGAATGTGGGTGCTGGAGAGGGTGAATGCTACTTATATGCTAGTAGAAATGCTGCATTATGTGTTGCTGATGGTGAAATTCAAG GCCATGATGTGAAAATCAAACTTGAACGGACAAATTATGGACTTTCACAGCAG GAGGTGCGAGCTCTCATTTATAAGAGTCCATCAGAGGCTGACCCAGTAGAAATTGTCCAGCTCAAGGAGCTAAATGGCGTTTGGAGTGTTAAGGGGCCAAGGCATTGGGAGGGCTGCTACTATGTTTATGAAGTGTCTGTTTACCATCCTAGCACCTTGCGGATTGAGAAATGTGTGAGCAACGATCCATATGCCAGAGG TCTCTCTGCTGATGGCAAGCGGACATTATTAGTTAATCTTGATTCTGATGATGTAAAACCTGAAGGATGGGATAATCTACAAGATGAGAAGCCAAATCTTCTTTCCTTTTCCGATATCAGCCTATATGAGCTGCATGTTAGAGATTTCAG TGCCAATGACCCTACTGTGCCTCATGAATTTCAGGGTGGTTATCTTGCCTTTACATTGCAG GACTCAGCTGGTGTCAAACATTTGAAAAGATTATCAAGTGCTGGTATCACTCATGTCCATCTGCTGCCAACCTTTCAATTTGCCGGTGTCGAAGATGAGAAACATAAATGGAAGCATGTAG ATATCGAGAAGCTCAACTCTTTTCCACCAGATTCTGAGGAGCAACAGGCTCTTATCACAGCCATCCAAAATAAAGATGGGTATAATTGGGG GTATAATCCTGTTCTTTGGGGAGTTCCAAAGGGAAGCTACGCTAGTAATGCAAATGGTCCTTGTCGTATTATTGAGTTTCGGAAAATGGTACAG ATTGTTCCAGGTTACTATCTAAGAAGAAATGCTGATGGTGGTATTGAACATAGTACATGCGTAAACAATACTGCCAGTGAGCATTTCATGGTTGAGCGCTTAATTCTTGACGACCTCAAGTGCTGGGCAGTTCATTATAAG ATTGATGGATTTCGGTTTGACCTGATGGGTCATATAATGAAGCGTACAATG GTGAAGGCAAAGTCATTGCTCAATAGCTTGTCGAAAGATAAAAATGGCGTAGATGGACCAAGTATTTATAT ATATGGTGAAGGATGGGATTTTGGTGAAGTGGCAAACAACGGACGTGGGATAAATGCATCACAATTCAACCTTTTTGGATCTGGAATTGGGAG CTTCAATGATCGCATTCGGGATGCTCTGCTGGGTGGATCACCTTTTGGTCATCCTCTACACCAAGGTTTTGTAACTGGCCTTTATTTGGAG CCTAATGGTCATGATCTTGGTGATAAAGCCAATGTAGAACGTATGCTTGCTGTGTCGAAGGATCACATTCAG GTTGGAATGGCTGCAAACTTAAAGGATTTTGTGCTATCCAACTGTGATGGTGAAGAG GTGAAAGGATCTGAAGTGTTATTGCATGATAGGAAGCCAGTTGGATATGCTTCTTCTCCCATTGAAACA GTTAACTATGTCTCTGCTCATGACAATGAGACACTGTTCGACATCATTAGTCTTAAG ACTCCAAAGGACATTTCTGTGGAGGAGAGATGCAGGATGAACCACTTAGCGACCAGTGTAATAGCTCTTTCTCAG GGAATACCTTTTTTCCATTCTGGAGATGAAATGCTGCGCTCAAAATCAATAGACCGTGATTCTTACAACTCCGGTGATTGGTTCAACAG GCTGGATTTTAGCTACAACTCTAACAACTGGGGTGGTGGTCTCCCTCCGAAAGAGAAGAATGAATGGAACTGGCCACT AATCAAACCCAGACTAGCAGATCCATCCTACAAGCCCCAGAAAAGTCATATCCTTGCAGCTGTTGAAAATTTTTCGAACCTTGTGCAAATAAGATACTCCTCACCACTCTTCCGGCTAAGGACTGCCAATTCTATCCAG GAAAGAGTACGATTTCATAATACTGGTCCGTCATGGATTCCTGGTCTTATAGTAATGAGCATTGAAGATGGCCATCAGGGAGTTCCAGGGCTTTCTCAATTGGATCCAAT TTATTCCTATATAGTTGTCATCATTAATCCCGGTCCGACTGATGTCTCATTTGCCAATCCTGCACTAAGAGCAAGATCTCTTCAATTGCATCCAATACAG
- the LOC107762742 gene encoding pullulanase 1, chloroplastic isoform X3, with the protein MSAALLSSAPLSSISAPSESTRFLLPTHHKRLRLSSLTQHRLSLKLGTSRPLTLRCSSTMHQSSTPSSCSQDSLFYSRAFWVSRSIIAWNVGAGEGECYLYASRNAALCVADGEIQGHDVKIKLERTNYGLSQQEVRALIYKSPSEADPVEIVQLKELNGVWSVKGPRHWEGCYYVYEVSVYHPSTLRIEKCVSNDPYARGLSADGKRTLLVNLDSDDVKPEGWDNLQDEKPNLLSFSDISLYELHVRDFSANDPTVPHEFQGGYLAFTLQDSAGVKHLKRLSSAGITHVHLLPTFQFAGVEDEKHKWKHVDIEKLNSFPPDSEEQQALITAIQNKDGYNWGYNPVLWGVPKGSYASNANGPCRIIEFRKMVQIVPGYYLRRNADGGIEHSTCVNNTASEHFMVERLILDDLKCWAVHYKIDGFRFDLMGHIMKRTMVKAKSLLNSLSKDKNGVDGPSIYIYGEGWDFGEVANNGRGINASQFNLFGSGIGSFNDRIRDALLGGSPFGHPLHQGFVTGLYLEPNGHDLGDKANVERMLAVSKDHIQVGMAANLKDFVLSNCDGEEVKGSEVLLHDRKPVGYASSPIETVNYVSAHDNETLFDIISLKTPKDISVEERCRMNHLATSVIALSQGIPFFHSGDEMLRSKSIDRDSYNSGDWFNRLDFSYNSNNWGGGLPPKEKNEWNWPLIKPRLADPSYKPQKSHILAAVENFSNLVQIRYSSPLFRLRTANSIQERVRFHNTGPSWIPGLIVMSIEDGHQGVPGLSQLDPIYSYIVVIINPGPTDVSFANPALRARSLQLHPIQMNSTDDVVKNSTYDASSGCFNVPTRTTSVFVEPR; encoded by the exons ATGTCTGCAGCTTTACTTTCATCGGCTCCGCTCTCTTCCATTTCCGCTCCTTCCGAGTCCACTCGGTTCCTTCTTCCAACTCACCACAAGAGGCTGCGACTGAGTTCTCTGACTCAGCACCGACTCAGTCTCAAATTGGGAACTTCTCGTCCTTTAACTCTTCGGTGCTCCTCAACTATGCACCAATCTTCAACCCCTTCTTCGTGTTCTCAG GATAGTCTATTCTACAGCAGAGCATTTTGGGTTAGCAGATCAATAATTGCATGGAATGTGGGTGCTGGAGAGGGTGAATGCTACTTATATGCTAGTAGAAATGCTGCATTATGTGTTGCTGATGGTGAAATTCAAG GCCATGATGTGAAAATCAAACTTGAACGGACAAATTATGGACTTTCACAGCAG GAGGTGCGAGCTCTCATTTATAAGAGTCCATCAGAGGCTGACCCAGTAGAAATTGTCCAGCTCAAGGAGCTAAATGGCGTTTGGAGTGTTAAGGGGCCAAGGCATTGGGAGGGCTGCTACTATGTTTATGAAGTGTCTGTTTACCATCCTAGCACCTTGCGGATTGAGAAATGTGTGAGCAACGATCCATATGCCAGAGG TCTCTCTGCTGATGGCAAGCGGACATTATTAGTTAATCTTGATTCTGATGATGTAAAACCTGAAGGATGGGATAATCTACAAGATGAGAAGCCAAATCTTCTTTCCTTTTCCGATATCAGCCTATATGAGCTGCATGTTAGAGATTTCAG TGCCAATGACCCTACTGTGCCTCATGAATTTCAGGGTGGTTATCTTGCCTTTACATTGCAG GACTCAGCTGGTGTCAAACATTTGAAAAGATTATCAAGTGCTGGTATCACTCATGTCCATCTGCTGCCAACCTTTCAATTTGCCGGTGTCGAAGATGAGAAACATAAATGGAAGCATGTAG ATATCGAGAAGCTCAACTCTTTTCCACCAGATTCTGAGGAGCAACAGGCTCTTATCACAGCCATCCAAAATAAAGATGGGTATAATTGGGG GTATAATCCTGTTCTTTGGGGAGTTCCAAAGGGAAGCTACGCTAGTAATGCAAATGGTCCTTGTCGTATTATTGAGTTTCGGAAAATGGTACAG ATTGTTCCAGGTTACTATCTAAGAAGAAATGCTGATGGTGGTATTGAACATAGTACATGCGTAAACAATACTGCCAGTGAGCATTTCATGGTTGAGCGCTTAATTCTTGACGACCTCAAGTGCTGGGCAGTTCATTATAAG ATTGATGGATTTCGGTTTGACCTGATGGGTCATATAATGAAGCGTACAATG GTGAAGGCAAAGTCATTGCTCAATAGCTTGTCGAAAGATAAAAATGGCGTAGATGGACCAAGTATTTATAT ATATGGTGAAGGATGGGATTTTGGTGAAGTGGCAAACAACGGACGTGGGATAAATGCATCACAATTCAACCTTTTTGGATCTGGAATTGGGAG CTTCAATGATCGCATTCGGGATGCTCTGCTGGGTGGATCACCTTTTGGTCATCCTCTACACCAAGGTTTTGTAACTGGCCTTTATTTGGAG CCTAATGGTCATGATCTTGGTGATAAAGCCAATGTAGAACGTATGCTTGCTGTGTCGAAGGATCACATTCAG GTTGGAATGGCTGCAAACTTAAAGGATTTTGTGCTATCCAACTGTGATGGTGAAGAG GTGAAAGGATCTGAAGTGTTATTGCATGATAGGAAGCCAGTTGGATATGCTTCTTCTCCCATTGAAACA GTTAACTATGTCTCTGCTCATGACAATGAGACACTGTTCGACATCATTAGTCTTAAG ACTCCAAAGGACATTTCTGTGGAGGAGAGATGCAGGATGAACCACTTAGCGACCAGTGTAATAGCTCTTTCTCAG GGAATACCTTTTTTCCATTCTGGAGATGAAATGCTGCGCTCAAAATCAATAGACCGTGATTCTTACAACTCCGGTGATTGGTTCAACAG GCTGGATTTTAGCTACAACTCTAACAACTGGGGTGGTGGTCTCCCTCCGAAAGAGAAGAATGAATGGAACTGGCCACT AATCAAACCCAGACTAGCAGATCCATCCTACAAGCCCCAGAAAAGTCATATCCTTGCAGCTGTTGAAAATTTTTCGAACCTTGTGCAAATAAGATACTCCTCACCACTCTTCCGGCTAAGGACTGCCAATTCTATCCAG GAAAGAGTACGATTTCATAATACTGGTCCGTCATGGATTCCTGGTCTTATAGTAATGAGCATTGAAGATGGCCATCAGGGAGTTCCAGGGCTTTCTCAATTGGATCCAAT TTATTCCTATATAGTTGTCATCATTAATCCCGGTCCGACTGATGTCTCATTTGCCAATCCTGCACTAAGAGCAAGATCTCTTCAATTGCATCCAATACAG